CCCTCATTGCAGGCTGCAAGGGGCGGTTCGACGTCCTCTCGATCAGCGACCTCGGGTACCAGAAGGGGGTCGAGGGTATCGTGAAGACGGCGGCAGGGAATGGCTGGAAGGTCGAGTGGCGCGATCATCACCGCTGGACCGCCGCCGAGACCGCGCTCGTCGAACCGCACTGTTCCCTCCTCCACATCGACACGACGGTCTGCGCCACCGGCGTCGTCGCCCGGGATATCATGCCCGGCGACGGGACGGCCGCGGAGGTTGCCAGGGTCGTCTGCGACTATGACCTCTGGAAGAAGGAGGACCCGCGGTCAGACGTCCTCGGGCAGGTGACCCAGCGCCGCCAGCACCTCACCTATGTGCGAAACCTCCTCATGCAGGGAAAGTTCACCGACCGCCGTGTGGCGGGGGTGTATGCCGAGATGAAAGCCGAGATGGACGCCGACATCCAGGCGAGCATCAGGGAAGCGAAGATCTACGGGAAAAAATACCGGATCGCCTTCGCCCCCCTCTACGGCTACCCGTCGGAGACGGCCCATGCGATCAGGGACGCACTCGGCACCGACATCGAGGTGATCGTCTCCTCGAACGGCCGGTTCTCCATCAGGTCGGTCCCGCCGGTCAGCCACCTCATCGCCCGCGAGTTCGGCGGCGGCGGCCACCCGAATGCGGCCGGGGGAAACCTCCCCTTCACTCTCATCGACCGCTTTTTCTTCTGGCTCCTCAAGAAGAACCGTCGCTTCGACGACCTCGTCGCGGTTGCCGAAGTTATCTGAGGATATAGGCCTCCTCACGGAGGGCCTTCCACCTTTCCTCCTCTCCCTCCTCTGTATAGCCCGCGGCCGCGATCTCGTCGGCGTCGAAGTGGCCCGCGGCCGCCATCAGGTCTTCGTGGGCCGGGTGGAGGAGGGCGAGTTCGCGGACCTCGTACTCGTCGGCAAGACGCCCGGCCTCGCCGATCCCGGCCGGGTCGGTGATCAGCGTTGTCTGGTGTTCGAGGAGCGCCTGGAGGTGGCCGATATCCCTCTTCAACGGGAAGAAGCAGGCTTTCTTCCCTGCGAGTTCTTCCAGTTCGATCTCTCCGGCCTCCTCCGCGATGAGGACGTGGCCGCCCGCGCCCGCGTCCCGCATCTCCCGCATCAGGCGGCCGAAGGCATCGACGACCTCCTCCGTCATCTCGTCGTCGTCGCCATAATACGCGTCCGTGAACTTGAAGAGGGACGGCGCCGGCAGGGCGAACCAGAGACCCTTCTGTCGCCGGGCAAGCATCCTGACATCCACGACCGCTTCCTCCGCCCGGACGCCGACCTCGCCGGTCACCGCCGTACCCTCGATGCCCTCAAGGCATCCGAGCACGCGCTGCGCATAGAAGCGCCCGCCCGCGCAGGAGATGTCCACGCCCTGCTGGAGGCCGAAAGAGCGCTCTATCTGATAGGCCGTGAGGTCACCGCCTATCCCCCGCCTCTCCTCTATCCAGGGAGCGAGTTCGTCGACCGCCGGCGTCCCGACCTCAGCCCCGAATGAGCGTGTCCTGACAGCAATCCGCTTCATCGGATAGTGAATCGCCCTCCTCCCATATAGGGATGATCGAAAGGAAAGGCAGATGTGCCGGTGCGGCAAGGGATCTCCATGGATAGCAGGCTCTCTGTCAGGCAGATGGAGCGAAAAGACGTCGACTTCGCCATCGCCCTCGCGCGGGATGAAGGCTGGAACCCCGGCCTCCATGACGCCGACGCCTTCTATGCCCAGGACCCGGCAGGTTTTTTTATCGGTGAGGCTGAGGACGAACCTATCGCCTGCTCCTCGATGGTGCGGTACGGCGACCGCTTCGCCTTCTTCGGCCTTCTCATCGTCAGGCCGGACGCCAGAGGGCGGGGGTACGGCCTTGCTGTCACAAAGGCCGCACTCGCCCATGCGGGAGACCGGACGATCGGCGGCGACGGCGTCCTTGCGATGCAACAGAAGTACCACGACCACCTCGGCTTCGACGTCATATACCGGAATATCAGGTACAGGGGGACGGGAGGCGGCACAATGCCCGACGGCCTGGTGCCTGCGTCCGCGTTTTCCTTCACTGACCTCGTTGCCTACGATGCCAGCATCTTCTCCGCGGCACGGCCGAAATTCCTCGCGCCCTGGCTTTCGCAAGAGGGCGCGACCGCACTCGCTCTCTCTGGCCGCGACGGCATCGCCGGGTACGGCGTGATACGGCCCTGCTTTGAGGGCTACAAGATCGGCCCCCTCTTTGCCGACACTCCCGCCGCCGCGGAGGCTCTGCTCGACGGCCTGCTGGCTTCGGTCCCGGACGCCCCCGTCTTCTTCGATGTCCCCGAACCGAACCCTGTCGCCGTCTCCCTCGCGAGGGTGCGCGGCATGGTGCAGGTCTTCGAGACCACGAGGATCTACCGCGGCACCCCGCCATCCGTACCTCTTGACC
This window of the Methanofollis ethanolicus genome carries:
- a CDS encoding GNAT family N-acetyltransferase, whose amino-acid sequence is MDSRLSVRQMERKDVDFAIALARDEGWNPGLHDADAFYAQDPAGFFIGEAEDEPIACSSMVRYGDRFAFFGLLIVRPDARGRGYGLAVTKAALAHAGDRTIGGDGVLAMQQKYHDHLGFDVIYRNIRYRGTGGGTMPDGLVPASAFSFTDLVAYDASIFSAARPKFLAPWLSQEGATALALSGRDGIAGYGVIRPCFEGYKIGPLFADTPAAAEALLDGLLASVPDAPVFFDVPEPNPVAVSLARVRGMVQVFETTRIYRGTPPSVPLDRVYGVTTFELG
- a CDS encoding DHH family phosphoesterase, with the translated sequence MVSVIDGRKTTDEDIVAAVEGRKAGVLHLTHNDLDAAGADAVLRMKCGKITTIFSSVGRYTAILALIAGCKGRFDVLSISDLGYQKGVEGIVKTAAGNGWKVEWRDHHRWTAAETALVEPHCSLLHIDTTVCATGVVARDIMPGDGTAAEVARVVCDYDLWKKEDPRSDVLGQVTQRRQHLTYVRNLLMQGKFTDRRVAGVYAEMKAEMDADIQASIREAKIYGKKYRIAFAPLYGYPSETAHAIRDALGTDIEVIVSSNGRFSIRSVPPVSHLIAREFGGGGHPNAAGGNLPFTLIDRFFFWLLKKNRRFDDLVAVAEVI